The Pyrococcus kukulkanii genome contains a region encoding:
- a CDS encoding TenA family protein, whose amino-acid sequence MFSEELLREAKPIWNEFLPHDFLIKIAENRLPQENFAKWLVNDYYFVKNALRFMAILMAKAPDDLLQFFAESIYYISKELEMFESKAGELGISLKGEIDWRAKAYVNYLLNVASLGSFLEGFTAFYCEEKAYYEAWSWVKSHQKDKSPYQEFIDHWSSEEFGEYVRKLESILNELAEEHGEFERRKAKEVFLEVSRFELLFWDIGGE is encoded by the coding sequence ATGTTTTCTGAGGAGCTTTTAAGGGAAGCAAAGCCTATCTGGAACGAGTTCTTGCCCCATGATTTCCTCATTAAGATAGCGGAAAACAGGCTTCCTCAGGAAAACTTTGCCAAATGGCTTGTAAACGACTACTACTTCGTGAAGAATGCGTTGAGGTTCATGGCTATCTTAATGGCTAAAGCTCCCGACGATCTCCTCCAATTCTTCGCGGAGTCGATCTACTACATATCGAAGGAGCTTGAGATGTTTGAGTCCAAGGCTGGAGAACTTGGCATCTCACTAAAAGGAGAGATTGACTGGAGGGCGAAGGCCTATGTCAACTATCTCCTAAACGTTGCAAGCTTGGGAAGCTTCTTAGAGGGGTTCACGGCATTTTATTGTGAAGAGAAAGCGTACTATGAGGCTTGGTCCTGGGTTAAGAGCCATCAAAAAGACAAGAGCCCATACCAGGAGTTTATAGACCATTGGAGCTCTGAGGAATTTGGAGAGTACGTGAGAAAACTTGAGTCAATTCTTAACGAACTTGCGGAGGAGCACGGAGAGTTTGAGAGAAGAAAGGCCAAGGAGGTATTCCTTGAGGTTTCGAGGTTTGAGTTATTATTCTGGGATATTGGGGGTGAGTGA
- the tenA gene encoding thiaminase II, which translates to MVTQRLRKEADAIWRRIFEHPFVVRLYRGDLPIEKFKFYVLQDFNYLVGLTRALSVIASKAEYPIMAEILELAREEITTEMKNYEELLSRLGFTLEDAIKTEPTLVNSAYMDFMLSTAYKGRWVEGLTALLPCFWSYAEIAEYHKDALKNNENEIYREWAQVYLSDEYLGLVKRLRELIDGNPGDYERMKRIFITGSKFELAFWEMAWRGRDVF; encoded by the coding sequence ATGGTGACCCAGAGGCTCAGGAAGGAGGCCGATGCCATATGGAGGAGGATTTTTGAGCATCCCTTCGTCGTTCGCCTTTACAGGGGCGATTTACCAATCGAGAAGTTCAAGTTCTACGTTCTTCAGGACTTCAACTACCTCGTGGGTCTAACTAGGGCCCTCTCGGTTATAGCATCTAAAGCTGAGTACCCGATAATGGCCGAGATACTTGAGCTGGCGAGGGAGGAGATAACCACGGAGATGAAGAACTACGAGGAGTTGCTTAGCAGGCTAGGGTTTACGCTCGAGGATGCAATAAAAACCGAGCCAACTTTAGTAAACTCCGCCTACATGGACTTCATGCTCTCCACGGCGTATAAGGGGAGGTGGGTTGAAGGGTTGACTGCGTTGTTGCCGTGCTTCTGGAGCTATGCCGAAATAGCTGAATATCACAAAGACGCCCTCAAGAATAATGAAAATGAGATTTACAGGGAGTGGGCCCAGGTTTACCTGAGCGACGAGTACTTAGGGCTTGTTAAAAGGCTGAGGGAGCTCATAGATGGAAATCCTGGGGACTATGAGAGAATGAAAAGGATATTCATCACGGGAAGCAAGTTTGAGTTAGCATTCTGGGAAATGGCTTGGAGGGGTAGAGATGTTTTCTGA
- a CDS encoding YbhB/YbcL family Raf kinase inhibitor-like protein, with protein MKRVLLSLLLLFSIFISGCIEGNQEKMKVLSAFENNSQIPEKYTCDGVNINPPLYISNIPENAKSLVIIVDDPDAPGGTFTHWIAWNIPPVEKIPEGIPKKGEVESPVKMVQGINDFGRIGYDGPCPPPGHGLHHYHFRVYALDTTLNLTPGSTRKELEEAMKGHVIAEAVIVGVYER; from the coding sequence ATGAAGAGAGTTTTATTGTCGCTCTTATTACTATTCTCGATTTTTATTTCTGGATGCATAGAGGGGAATCAAGAAAAAATGAAAGTATTATCAGCATTTGAAAACAACTCCCAGATACCCGAGAAATACACATGCGATGGAGTGAATATTAATCCACCATTATATATCTCAAACATCCCTGAGAATGCAAAATCTCTCGTCATAATAGTCGATGACCCTGATGCACCTGGGGGAACTTTTACTCACTGGATAGCTTGGAATATTCCCCCCGTTGAGAAGATCCCCGAGGGTATTCCCAAGAAGGGTGAAGTGGAGTCTCCAGTAAAGATGGTTCAGGGGATTAATGACTTCGGAAGAATAGGCTATGATGGCCCATGCCCTCCCCCAGGACATGGACTTCACCACTATCATTTCAGAGTTTACGCCCTCGATACAACCCTAAATTTGACCCCAGGATCTACTAGAAAGGAACTGGAAGAGGCCATGAAAGGACACGTTATAGCTGAGGCTGTGATTGTTGGGGTGTATGAGCGCTGA
- a CDS encoding DUF257 family protein: MTIQVLRSLICEKEFGETVIVENSSYMGVEVLLKVIIDVAKEKGVPILIEDILDTFPVYAQHLKLLGNDILSYEKINILKIGGVEDLGKITAKVPFESDLRVYLSMYREAFANVTPREKFYDLVFGLDRLFILNDMPVESSTILSAIRDYITNHQRIAFYFVEHPLMDELMTKPLPIIEDIVTSVLRIEQDRETLIVNVIKDPWAMKARTKKIMIPIRDVFGGQ, from the coding sequence ATGACGATCCAAGTTCTACGTTCCTTAATATGCGAAAAAGAGTTCGGAGAAACTGTAATTGTTGAAAATTCTTCGTATATGGGGGTAGAAGTTCTATTAAAGGTCATAATAGATGTTGCAAAAGAGAAGGGCGTTCCTATATTGATTGAGGACATCCTAGATACATTTCCAGTATATGCCCAACATTTGAAGTTACTTGGTAATGATATTTTGAGTTATGAGAAAATTAACATTTTGAAAATTGGAGGAGTTGAAGATCTTGGAAAAATAACGGCGAAGGTTCCGTTTGAGAGCGATTTGAGGGTATATCTGAGTATGTACAGAGAAGCATTTGCTAATGTAACACCACGAGAAAAATTTTACGACTTGGTCTTTGGTCTTGACAGGCTTTTTATATTGAATGACATGCCAGTAGAATCAAGCACAATACTTAGTGCTATTAGAGATTACATAACGAACCACCAAAGGATAGCATTTTATTTTGTCGAACACCCCTTAATGGACGAATTAATGACAAAGCCTCTTCCCATAATTGAGGACATAGTGACTTCAGTATTAAGGATTGAGCAGGATAGGGAAACACTCATCGTAAATGTTATTAAAGATCCTTGGGCCATGAAAGCAAGAACAAAGAAAATCATGATCCCTATTAGGGATGTCTTCGGGGGGCAATAG
- a CDS encoding DUF257 family protein yields MSDVIMKLLDIPKFGETVLVKYPPSFVPEFMVLKVIQYAKMKNIKVLIDDNFDALAILETRLKILGVKYNFDDVYVIKTGGKRKIGNVIAEIKKTSEPRVYFREYAKSFKEISEVLGKYINIVLGIEELFKSMTNPMEMYMSIFEIQKFLGNTHRKAFYLVNKDVLLTLPFPVRVEFSRIASTVVEVIPIATNAHVRILKATNPDFVGREITVDIGEDL; encoded by the coding sequence TTGAGTGATGTTATAATGAAACTCCTGGATATACCAAAATTTGGAGAGACAGTTCTAGTAAAGTACCCTCCCTCTTTCGTTCCAGAGTTTATGGTTCTAAAGGTAATTCAATACGCAAAGATGAAGAATATTAAAGTTTTGATCGACGATAACTTTGATGCATTGGCAATCTTAGAGACAAGACTAAAGATACTAGGAGTCAAATACAACTTTGATGATGTTTACGTAATAAAAACAGGTGGAAAGAGAAAAATTGGGAATGTAATTGCAGAAATAAAGAAAACTTCGGAACCACGTGTCTATTTTAGAGAATATGCAAAAAGCTTTAAAGAGATATCTGAGGTCCTTGGAAAGTATATTAATATCGTTCTTGGAATAGAAGAGTTGTTTAAATCGATGACCAACCCCATGGAAATGTACATGTCCATCTTTGAAATACAGAAATTCCTAGGAAATACCCACAGGAAAGCATTTTATTTAGTCAACAAAGATGTCCTTCTAACATTGCCATTCCCAGTCAGGGTCGAATTCAGTAGAATTGCAAGTACAGTTGTTGAGGTAATACCAATTGCAACAAATGCCCATGTTAGGATATTAAAGGCAACAAATCCAGATTTTGTTGGAAGAGAAATAACAGTAGATATAGGTGAAGATTTATGA
- the gcvT gene encoding glycine cleavage system aminomethyltransferase GcvT — protein MAKRVHLFDWHKEHAKKIEEFAGWEMPIWYSSIKEEHLAVRNAVGVFDVSHMGEIVFRGKDALKFLQYVTTNDISKPPAISGTYTLVLNERGAIKDETLVFNMGNNEYFMVCDADAFEKLYAWFTYLKRTIEQFTKLDLEIELKTYDIAMFAVQGPKARDLAKDLFGIDINEMWWFQARWVELDGIKMLLSRSGYTGENGFEVYIEDANPYHPDESKRGEPEKALHVWERILEEGKKYGIKPAGLGARDTLRLEAGYTLYGNETKELQLLSTDIDEVTPLQANLEFAIYWDKEFIGKDALLKQRERGLGRKLVHFKMVDKGIPREGYKVYANGELIGEVTSGTLSPLLGIGIGIAFVKEEYAKPGIEIEIEIRGNKKKAVTVTPPFYDPKKYGLFRES, from the coding sequence ATGGCAAAGAGAGTTCACCTTTTTGACTGGCATAAAGAACACGCAAAGAAAATTGAAGAATTCGCAGGTTGGGAGATGCCAATATGGTATTCAAGCATAAAAGAGGAACACTTGGCTGTGAGGAATGCAGTTGGTGTATTTGATGTTTCTCACATGGGAGAGATAGTATTTAGAGGAAAGGATGCCCTTAAGTTCCTGCAGTACGTAACCACTAATGATATAAGCAAGCCTCCGGCCATAAGCGGAACCTACACATTGGTTCTGAATGAGAGGGGAGCAATAAAGGACGAAACTCTTGTATTCAATATGGGCAATAACGAGTACTTCATGGTATGCGATGCAGATGCATTTGAGAAGCTTTACGCTTGGTTTACATACTTAAAGAGAACTATAGAGCAGTTCACAAAACTTGACCTTGAGATTGAACTAAAGACTTACGACATAGCAATGTTTGCAGTTCAGGGGCCAAAAGCTAGGGATCTTGCAAAGGACCTCTTTGGGATAGATATAAATGAGATGTGGTGGTTCCAGGCAAGGTGGGTTGAGCTTGATGGTATAAAGATGCTCCTGTCGAGAAGTGGCTACACTGGCGAGAATGGCTTTGAAGTTTACATCGAGGATGCAAATCCATATCACCCAGATGAAAGCAAGAGAGGCGAACCTGAAAAAGCCCTCCACGTATGGGAGAGGATTCTTGAGGAGGGTAAAAAGTATGGTATAAAGCCAGCGGGTCTTGGAGCTAGGGACACTCTGAGACTTGAGGCTGGTTATACCCTCTACGGAAATGAGACCAAGGAACTCCAGCTATTAAGTACGGATATTGACGAGGTAACACCTCTTCAAGCAAACCTTGAGTTTGCAATTTATTGGGACAAGGAGTTTATTGGAAAGGATGCCCTCCTTAAGCAGAGGGAAAGGGGCCTAGGGAGGAAACTTGTTCACTTCAAGATGGTAGACAAGGGCATCCCAAGGGAAGGATATAAAGTGTATGCAAATGGGGAGCTTATAGGTGAAGTAACTAGTGGTACACTTTCCCCACTCCTGGGGATAGGAATCGGAATAGCCTTTGTTAAGGAGGAATATGCGAAGCCAGGAATTGAGATAGAGATCGAGATTAGAGGAAACAAGAAGAAGGCAGTGACAGTAACTCCACCGTTCTACGATCCCAAGAAATATGGCCTATTCAGAGAGAGCTAA
- the pepQ gene encoding Xaa-Pro dipeptidase PepQ has translation MKERVEKLIESLEKNNLDAIFLTKAPNVYYFSGASPLAGGYLLVTKAGPTLYVPELEYEMAKEESIVDVEKFKRMDELYEKLKGIEVLGVEGTISYSFIADLKEKAKIKEFKKIDDTIKELRIIKSREELEIIEKACEIADKAVMAAIEEVTEGKREREVAAKVEYLMKMNGAEKPAFDTIIASGYRSALPHGVASDKRIEKGDLVVIDLGALYNHYNSDITRTIVVGSPSDKQKEIYEIVLEAQKKAVEAAKPGMTAKELDSIARDIIKEYGYGEYFIHSLGHGVGLEIHEWPRISQYDETILKEGMVITIEPGIYIPKFGGVRIEDTIVITKSGAKRLTKTERELI, from the coding sequence ATGAAAGAAAGAGTTGAAAAGTTAATTGAATCACTAGAAAAGAACAATCTTGATGCAATATTCCTTACAAAAGCTCCAAACGTTTATTACTTTTCTGGGGCCTCGCCCCTTGCTGGAGGATACCTCCTAGTAACTAAGGCTGGACCAACCTTGTATGTTCCCGAGTTAGAGTACGAAATGGCAAAAGAGGAAAGTATAGTGGATGTCGAGAAGTTCAAAAGAATGGATGAATTATATGAGAAACTAAAAGGCATTGAAGTTCTTGGAGTTGAAGGGACGATTTCTTATTCATTTATCGCTGATCTCAAGGAAAAAGCTAAGATAAAAGAGTTCAAAAAGATCGATGACACTATAAAGGAGCTTAGGATAATAAAGAGCAGGGAAGAACTTGAGATAATTGAAAAAGCCTGTGAAATTGCCGACAAAGCTGTTATGGCAGCAATTGAAGAGGTTACTGAAGGAAAAAGGGAGAGAGAAGTAGCAGCAAAGGTTGAATATCTCATGAAAATGAACGGAGCCGAGAAACCAGCATTTGACACAATCATAGCTAGTGGTTACAGATCGGCGTTGCCTCATGGAGTAGCAAGTGATAAGAGAATCGAAAAAGGTGATCTTGTAGTTATAGATCTTGGGGCTTTATACAACCATTATAATTCAGACATAACAAGAACCATAGTAGTGGGATCTCCTAGCGATAAGCAGAAGGAGATATACGAAATAGTTCTTGAAGCTCAAAAAAAGGCTGTTGAGGCAGCTAAGCCAGGAATGACTGCCAAAGAATTAGATTCAATAGCTAGGGATATCATCAAGGAATACGGATATGGGGAGTACTTTATCCATTCACTTGGTCATGGTGTTGGCCTCGAAATCCATGAATGGCCCAGAATAAGTCAATATGACGAGACAATTCTGAAAGAAGGAATGGTGATAACAATTGAACCTGGTATTTACATTCCAAAATTTGGAGGCGTAAGGATAGAGGACACAATCGTTATAACAAAGAGTGGAGCAAAAAGGCTTACAAAAACGGAAAGAGAACTTATCTAA
- a CDS encoding maleate cis-trans isomerase family protein: MFGWRGRFGLIVPSSNTTMEMEFHRYIPEGISLHTARMPLRNVNEEELTKMATFATDAAKLLADAGVELIVFGCTSGSFIGGRDFEKEIEMKIEEEVNIETFTTSTAVIEALNVLDIQSLLVITPYIEEINQKEKEFLEANGFEVLDIRGLGIEDNLEIGKLEPYTAYRLAKATFIDEADGIFISCTNWRTFEIIEKLESDLRVPVVTSNQATLWMALRALDVSDELPLGRLFREY, translated from the coding sequence ATGTTCGGATGGCGGGGAAGATTTGGGCTTATAGTGCCATCTTCAAATACCACTATGGAGATGGAATTTCATAGGTACATTCCGGAAGGAATCTCCCTTCACACAGCCAGAATGCCTCTGAGGAATGTAAATGAGGAAGAGTTAACTAAGATGGCAACATTTGCCACTGATGCTGCAAAATTGCTCGCCGATGCTGGAGTCGAGTTGATAGTGTTTGGATGCACGAGTGGATCTTTTATTGGAGGGAGGGATTTTGAAAAGGAAATTGAAATGAAGATTGAGGAAGAGGTCAATATTGAAACTTTTACAACAAGTACGGCAGTTATTGAAGCATTGAATGTTCTTGATATTCAATCGTTGCTAGTGATAACTCCTTATATTGAAGAGATAAATCAAAAGGAAAAGGAGTTCCTAGAGGCTAACGGATTTGAAGTTCTTGATATAAGGGGGCTTGGAATAGAGGACAATCTTGAAATAGGAAAGTTAGAGCCATACACCGCATATAGGCTTGCAAAAGCTACGTTTATAGATGAGGCAGATGGAATCTTTATCAGTTGCACTAATTGGAGAACCTTTGAAATAATAGAAAAACTTGAAAGCGATCTTAGGGTTCCTGTAGTAACAAGCAACCAAGCGACATTATGGATGGCATTGAGAGCCTTAGATGTGAGTGATGAATTACCGCTTGGACGATTATTTAGGGAATACTAA
- the rnz gene encoding ribonuclease Z produces MIEVIFLGTGGIKPTPERNVPGIAIKIGREIILFDVGEGTLRQMEIAGLSPMRINKIFISHFHGDHYLGIPSIIQTMNLWHRRKPLYIYGPPGTAFFINNLLSSGYFRPSFEVIAIELMEGEEVKEKEYRIKPFQVSHGIPAFGYIFKERDKRGNFNMNKIKALGLRPGPWMREVEKKGRVVINGIEIKLEDITGPKKKGAKVVYTGDTEPVPLGDIAKDVDLLIHDATYIDEEDRKESYHSTVKEACEVWESGVLVLFHRAPRYKYVEYKREALKICPKAYVPRDFDRVLVGNGNVVFKVR; encoded by the coding sequence ATGATCGAGGTAATATTCTTAGGTACTGGGGGGATTAAGCCTACTCCTGAAAGAAACGTCCCTGGGATAGCTATTAAGATAGGAAGAGAGATAATTCTTTTTGATGTTGGAGAGGGAACATTGAGACAAATGGAAATTGCAGGCCTAAGTCCAATGAGAATAAATAAGATATTTATAAGCCACTTTCATGGAGATCACTATCTTGGAATACCTTCGATTATCCAGACAATGAACCTTTGGCATAGACGGAAGCCCCTCTATATATATGGACCCCCAGGAACGGCATTTTTTATAAATAATCTCCTCTCTAGTGGATATTTCAGACCAAGTTTTGAGGTGATTGCCATAGAGTTGATGGAGGGAGAGGAAGTTAAGGAGAAGGAGTATAGAATAAAGCCTTTCCAAGTTTCCCATGGAATTCCTGCGTTTGGTTATATATTCAAAGAAAGGGACAAGAGAGGGAACTTTAATATGAACAAGATAAAGGCCTTAGGATTAAGACCGGGTCCTTGGATGAGGGAGGTTGAAAAGAAGGGCAGAGTTGTCATAAATGGAATTGAAATAAAGCTTGAGGACATCACAGGGCCCAAGAAAAAGGGGGCAAAAGTAGTATACACCGGAGATACTGAGCCGGTTCCCCTGGGGGACATCGCCAAAGATGTAGATCTCCTTATTCACGACGCAACTTACATCGATGAGGAGGATAGGAAAGAGAGCTACCATTCAACGGTTAAAGAAGCATGTGAGGTCTGGGAGAGTGGAGTCCTTGTTCTGTTTCATAGGGCTCCAAGGTATAAGTATGTTGAATATAAAAGAGAAGCCCTAAAGATTTGTCCAAAAGCCTATGTTCCACGAGATTTTGACAGGGTTTTGGTGGGTAATGGAAATGTCGTATTTAAGGTACGTTAG
- a CDS encoding TraB domain-containing protein: MSYLRYVRVVGTVHVLPESVKEVRDVILGENPDAVAIELDYGRLVALLHREELRLTQALRLGKIGILSYILQEVEKFLGKDFGALPGEEMIEAYELATSLGIPVYLIDQPVQVTLKKLLSAPRLEKLRGIAEVLALPLLSREVEIENYTALEQEFKRKYPYFYKVLVEERNKVMAKNIMMIVDSLLLRKRKVKVVAVVGLGHKKGIERLLSRYTPKR, encoded by the coding sequence ATGTCGTATTTAAGGTACGTTAGAGTTGTTGGCACAGTTCATGTCCTACCTGAGAGTGTTAAGGAAGTGAGAGATGTTATATTGGGGGAAAATCCAGATGCTGTTGCGATAGAGCTTGATTATGGTAGATTAGTTGCCCTCCTTCATAGGGAGGAATTAAGATTAACACAGGCATTAAGGCTCGGAAAGATCGGAATTTTGAGTTATATACTTCAAGAAGTTGAAAAATTCTTGGGTAAAGATTTTGGAGCTTTACCCGGAGAGGAAATGATCGAAGCCTACGAACTTGCAACGTCTCTAGGTATACCGGTTTATCTAATAGATCAACCAGTTCAAGTCACGCTTAAAAAATTACTCTCTGCTCCAAGACTTGAAAAATTAAGAGGTATTGCAGAAGTACTTGCACTACCTCTTTTAAGTAGGGAGGTCGAAATAGAAAACTATACTGCCTTAGAACAAGAATTTAAGAGGAAGTATCCCTACTTCTATAAAGTTCTTGTTGAGGAAAGGAACAAGGTAATGGCTAAAAATATTATGATGATTGTTGATTCCCTATTATTGAGAAAAAGGAAAGTTAAAGTTGTGGCAGTCGTTGGTCTAGGACACAAAAAGGGAATAGAAAGGTTACTCAGTCGCTATACTCCAAAGCGCTAA
- the pyrE gene encoding orotate phosphoribosyltransferase — MKEELIKMIIDEECIKFGRFILTSGKESNYYIDIKKLITNPRALKIIARLIARKANELGLQYDKVAGPELGAVPIATALALETEKPLLIVRKKKKEYGTGKQIEGEVRPGDKVLLVEDVTTTGGSVLRAARILKENGAEVVGIFVVVDREEGAKENINKEGYYLYPLIVVSELFEAADVSKD, encoded by the coding sequence ATGAAGGAGGAGTTAATAAAAATGATAATCGATGAGGAATGCATAAAGTTTGGGCGTTTCATACTGACGTCTGGAAAAGAAAGCAACTACTACATAGACATTAAGAAACTAATAACGAATCCTAGAGCACTGAAAATTATAGCTAGACTAATAGCTAGGAAGGCTAATGAACTTGGACTACAATATGATAAAGTTGCAGGACCAGAACTCGGTGCCGTTCCAATAGCTACCGCTCTTGCACTAGAAACTGAGAAACCCCTTTTAATCGTGAGGAAGAAGAAAAAAGAATATGGAACTGGAAAACAAATTGAGGGTGAAGTAAGGCCAGGAGATAAAGTTCTATTAGTAGAAGACGTTACAACAACGGGAGGAAGTGTTCTTAGGGCTGCGAGGATTCTTAAAGAAAACGGAGCAGAGGTGGTAGGAATATTTGTTGTGGTTGACAGGGAAGAAGGGGCCAAAGAAAACATCAACAAGGAGGGATATTACCTATACCCGCTAATTGTTGTGAGTGAACTCTTTGAGGCAGCTGATGTTTCGAAGGATTAA
- a CDS encoding 50S ribosomal protein L21e has translation MVQKAHSFRRKTRKKLRKHPRRRGLPPLTRFLQEFEVGQRVHIVIEPSYHKGMPDPRFHGRTGTVVGKRGDAYIVEVPDGNKVKTLFIHPVHLRPQK, from the coding sequence ATGGTTCAGAAGGCTCACAGCTTTAGAAGAAAAACTAGGAAAAAGCTTAGGAAGCATCCTAGGAGGAGAGGTCTTCCACCACTCACAAGGTTCCTCCAAGAGTTTGAGGTAGGTCAGAGAGTTCACATAGTCATAGAGCCCAGCTACCATAAGGGCATGCCTGATCCGAGGTTCCATGGGAGAACAGGCACAGTTGTCGGCAAGAGGGGAGATGCTTACATAGTTGAAGTCCCTGACGGTAACAAGGTAAAGACGCTCTTCATACATCCAGTTCACCTTAGACCCCAGAAGTGA
- a CDS encoding RNA polymerase Rpb4 family protein, which yields MIGRKKLGQKYITIAEAKEILLKRHEEGLKAGIEEPLYYEARLALEHAEKFAKLPAEKAREVVEELRKEFEWMSDWLAAKIVDIMPEDSFDLRVIFAKEEYQPTQEEIKRILEILDKYRE from the coding sequence ATGATAGGGAGGAAAAAGCTTGGTCAGAAGTACATTACAATAGCTGAAGCCAAGGAAATACTCCTAAAAAGACATGAGGAAGGATTAAAGGCTGGGATAGAAGAGCCTCTATACTACGAGGCGAGACTCGCTCTTGAGCATGCAGAAAAATTTGCCAAGTTACCGGCTGAGAAAGCTAGAGAAGTCGTTGAAGAGCTCAGAAAAGAGTTTGAGTGGATGAGCGATTGGCTAGCAGCAAAAATAGTTGACATAATGCCAGAAGACAGCTTTGACTTGAGGGTTATATTTGCCAAGGAAGAGTATCAACCAACACAAGAAGAGATAAAAAGGATACTTGAGATACTTGACAAATACAGGGAATAA